A single window of Sparus aurata chromosome 12, fSpaAur1.1, whole genome shotgun sequence DNA harbors:
- the sec16a gene encoding protein transport protein Sec16A isoform X1 produces the protein MQPPPRTGPPGASGPPPSGPNMFRRTRPLKHTAAATATMPPATQPMTDPFAFVRAPPPMAAGGLPTIPNSNPPPMQAPPNTMYAQAGSGLPPQPHTLEDVPAAPPGPPTSSLPGVTLFNPHNTSSPSVFQAPGPAGYASSSHSEQGYFNSREQTPSLATDPPLGASAPVPFQSPFNPEFQGQIPPQPVPFQPVPPTTSSSQWAPDHGSRPPSVQNYFQPTSDPPPQPFNLPPPTQMYPSHTPSPHHNTPTPPTQPGHPPIQAPLPLQNPARPPSSHWPDPNAPQHHNSHLQTQSYFSQSSAPQDSWFNQPPQDSGYHQMGTSHPQPRPDSAGSQHAPYTGPSSASAPAPVPVSVPYSQESGTLSMFFKDNDVENEETLAGERNKAVNGTPAPSHHHSNPQAHSGHADVPLDYRSPPLQDHSHVPYMNDGSHASQGTTQKPPDTQYDHVENLECVPNQEVLPSETHGSPAAAPAAHVVDQFETGPNLETPDSIPRPMRSASVSSNYSNMSHGSGTSSRRHQGVVGTFIQQESPRLTDEASLSPAAGGYFEQIDTSPAGDMGAQQSPLEQMWPPTPSPPKPTGIFQASANSSFEPVRSHGVGVRPPEVDRAKMVAEGGADSTPGNLEQPPDNMENIYGPGHPLPAGAGGGVPHLTHPVVPSRPSSRAFGASRPCESPATTLWAQNDTASLNASILLAPAAPTVLAPLREPSADVIQPPEDGPLDLQPSQRIQQTSQQHLENLENPPKVSEAEPTDSHGNLGYASLLVADSLHQPVLIAPPVSNYSVIPPSNPAQPASLRESTPPVRSLSQGQGANASQPPLVTSNQNPLFAPGPVSFGSSSTHQGPLNLTRDNAEPAPSDVIAPPQLQPVPLLSRGQSLSGDSQSVQVNPQASLVTAPVSNHNQPSNYELLDFSMHQSQSQSQASGHPSSLHESPQSSNGFYLQVTKDAQQGLRVQGNTPAQTPASSSTPQVQPTPPQAAANTQPPLAEPPKTSDAQAAPQGQNVAPPVPVSGAQPPHSQYPTAVQGPAAPAAGYPPGPRGPVPPGASQPAPADPPRPPSSAGSQQGYGPPPPGPGQMYGGYYGNYGEYPDSRAPYPPGQYPPPPGDPRAQQYYQDGAYRSRADPWYGRYEGQTPAYRDPNYSYREPQPERPSSRTSQYSDRPSSRQGYPEDFHRANQSAYSEYYADYAKHYDYAGYNYGQYDPRYRGYYDQAYWSNDDRYRGRDGYYNQYAYPQRKEGYDDQWRYYPGYDASFDDDYRRRGEMFAGDDFDRRSVHSEQSAHSVHSSHSHHSRRSSFSSRSQQSQVYRSQPDLVSAVYDNTSSTLAVDYSYGQYPNPADASHNYSQYPYPTESTWIAPEQPPPRPATPEKFSIPHRCARFGPGGHLVQVLPNLPSAGQPALVDIHSMETMLQDTPDQTELRAFPGPLVKEETHKVDVIKFSQNKALECSRDNNLLDRDSARLLWDFIMLLCRQNGTVVGTDIADLLLKEHRSVWLPGKSPNEANLIDFNNEPLARAEEEPGAGPLSLLSDTFMTVPENVGKETERFRELLLFGRKKDALEAAMKGGLWGHALLLASKMDNRTHARVMTRFANSLPINDPLQTVYQLMSGRMPASATCCGEEKWGDWRPHLAMVLSNLTHTLDLDTRTITTMGDTLASKGLIDAAHFCYLMAQVGLGVYTKKSTKMVLIGSNHSLPFYHFATNEAIQRTEAYEYAQSLGSQPYSLPNFQVFKLIYACRLAEAGLSAQAFHYCEVISRTVLIQPAYYSPVFISQIIQISEKLRFFDPQLKEKPEQELFNEPEWLLQLRQLDGQIRTGVIKYREDRTSPTQYDCGSPSSDLDQLSPTEPPNMHVELDGPTPDNPLMSSLLPGAPPQAVQLMPPAPPSILQDAMAPPQPLPSNDVPQFYPVPPTGQPGQFPVSGYPPQDPGFAPPPFQPQPEQTEMYPGAHQQPCPPPLQAGQMSPHMPPQMPHSPVQMIPMNHPPPQMPQHMPPSPGHMPHIEHLSQVPPEMHMTQPISMSPPRNSFTPQTDFYDQMAQMGPGRRSRTTSQSSMHMMGPGRRSRTTSESSTHSGGRERSNSAVKQASPPPPSIPEQPRKEEAKKVKKDSPKKGGGGGGGGWLKSWLWKGKNEAHLPDDKNKSIVWDEQKQKWVDLNEPEEESKPPPPPPSCFPTMPHMPGPGGHAGPPSGGPPGVNVYSRKAGTRSRYVDVLNPNSRTAKPGGLAPAPADIFAPLAPMPMPANLFVPSSAPDDQQPLEGSEGGNVEQNSPNTSANPQMFNPTLLPPAPEGPPVPDGSQSGELSRSSSMSSLSREVSQHLNQGAAPAGGVTFYNPAQFAQPSAPSGVGHRPGRLGGQRQYPVLK, from the exons CCAGTACCATTTCAGTCACCTTTTAACCCAGAATTTCAAGGACAGATTCCTCCTCAGCCTGTGCCCTTCCAGCCTGTGcctcccaccacctcctcttcccAGTGGGCCCCTGATCATGGAAGTCGTCCTCCATCAGTTCAGAATTATTTTCAGCCTACTAGTGACCCTCCACCACAGCCTTTTAATTTACCTCCACCGACCCAGATGTACCCCTCCCACACCCCATCACCCCATCATAACACCCCCACCCCTCCAACACAACCTGGACATCCCCCCATCCAGGCTCCGCTTCCTCTCCAGAACCCTGCAAGGCCACCTAGTTCTCATTGGCCTGACCCGAATGCACCCCAGCATCATAATTCCCACTTACAAACTCAGAGCTACTTCAGTCAGAGCTCTGCGCCCCAGGACTCATGGTTCAACCAACCTCCACAGGACTCAGGCTACCACCAAATGGGGACTAGCCATCCTCAGCCTCGGCCTGACTCTGCTGGATCTCAACATGCGCCTTACACTGGGCCTAGCTCTGCCTCTGCTCCTGCCCCAGTCCCAGTCTCAGTCCCATACTCCCAGGAGTCTGGTACACTCTCAATGTTCTTCAAAGACAATGATGTAGAAAATGAAGAAACTCtagctggagagagaaataaGGCAGTCAATGGTACTCCTGCACCCTCTCACCATCACAGTAACCCACAAGCCCACAGTGGCCATGCTGATGTACCTTTGGATTACAGAAGTCCGCCTCTGCAAGATCATTCACATGTACCGTACATGAATGATGGCAGTCATGCATCACAGGGAACTACCCAGAAGCCCCCAGATACCCAGTATGACCATGTGGAGAATTTGGAGTGTGTCCCAAACCAGGAAGTATTACCCAGTGAAACCCATGGCAGCCCTGCTGCTGCACCTGCAGCCCATGTAGTAGACCAGTTTGAAACTGGGCCTAATCTGGAGACTCCAGATTCTATTCCAAGACCAATGAGATCTGCAAGTGTGTCTTCCAACTATAGCAACATGAGCCATGGAAGTGGAACTAGCAGTCGTCGACATCAGGGAGTTGTAGGTACCTTTATTCAGCAGGAAAGTCCACGTCTTACTGATGAAGCCAGCCTgtctcctgctgctggaggcTACTTTGAGCAGATTGACACTTCACCAGCTGGAGATATGGGTGCGCAACAGAGCCCACTGGAGCAGATGTGGCCTCCCACACCCAGCCCTCCCAAACCAACTGGTATCTTTCAAGCCAGTGCTAACAGCTCTTTTGAACCCGTGCGCTCACATGGGGTTGGGGTGCGTCCTCCTGAAGTAGACAGGGCTAAAATGGTAGCAGAAGGGGGTGCAGATTCTACACCTGGCAACCTAGAGCAGCCACCAGATAATATGGAAAACATTTATGGCCCAGGGCACCCTCTACCTGCTGGGGCCGGAGGTGGTGTGCCACATCTTACACACCCTGTGGTTCCTTCTCGACCTTCATCCCGTGCTTTTGGGGCCAGTCGGCCTTGTGAGAGCCCCGCTACTACTCTCTGGGCTCAGAATGATACTGCTAGCTTGAACGCTAGCATCCTCCTAGCCCCTGCTGCCCCGACAGTTCTTGCCCCTTTACGAGAGCCCAGTGCTGATGTAATCCAGCCACCCGAGGATGGCCCACTGGACCTGCAGCCCTCCCAGAGAATCCAGCAAACTTCACAGCAGCACTTGGAGAACCTCGAAAACCCGCCAAAGGTGAGTGAGGCAGAGCCAACCGACTCTCATGGCAACCTTGGCTATGCTTCTCTCCTCGTGGCCGACTCGCTCCATCAGCCTGTTTTGATTGCGCCACCTGTGTCCAATTACAGTGTGATTCCCCCCAGTAACCCTGCTCAACCTGCTAGCCTTAGGGAATCAACCCCACCTGTGCGATCACTTTCACAGGGGCAGGGTGCCAATGCTTCTCAACCACCTTTAGTGACCTCTAATCAGAATCCACTGTTTGCCCCTGGACCAGTGAGCTTTGGTTCTTCAAGCACTCACCAGGGTCCACTCAATCTGACCCGAGACAATGCAGAACCGGCACCATCGGATGTCATAGCTCCGCCACAGTTGCAGCCAGTCCCCCTGCTTTCAAGGGGCCAATCATTGAGTGGGGACAGCCAATCTGTCCAAGTTAATCCACAGGCTTCTCTTGTGACTGCTCCTGTCTCTAATCATAATCAGCCGTCAAATTATGAACTGCTTGATTTTTCTATGCACCAATCACAATCCCAAAGCCAAGCATCTGGCCATCCTTCTTCTCTACATGAGTCTCCACAGTCTAGTAATGGATTTTACCTACAGGTCACCAAAGATGCTCAGCAGGGTTTAAGAGTGCAAGGGAATACCCCTGCCCAGACCCCAGCCTCTTCATCTACCCCACAGGTTCAACCAACACCCCCCCAAGCAGCTGCAAACACCCAGCCACCACTAGCTGAACCACCTAAGACATCAGATGCTCAGGCTGCGCCGCAGGGACAAAATGttgctcctcctgttcctgtTAGTGGAGCACAGCCTCCCCATAGCCAGTATCCAACCGCTGTGCAGGggcctgctgctcctgctgctgggtATCCTCCAGGGCCACGAGGACCAGTTCCTCCAGGAGCTTCCCAGCCAGCTCCTGCAGACCCACCTCGACCACCTTCCTCTGCAGGCAGCCAGCAGGGCTATGGGCCCCCTCCTCCAGGGCCAGGGCAGATGTATGGTGGCTATTATGGTAATTATGGAGAATACCCTGATAGCAGAGCACCATATCCTCCTGGCCAGTACCCACCTCCACCTGGGGATCCCCGAGCACAGCAATATTATCAA gatggtGCATATAGGAGCAGAGCAGACCCTTGGTATGGCAGATATGAGGGACAGACCCCAGCGTATCGTGATCCAAACTACTCATACAGAGAGCCTCAGCCAGAGAGACCCAGCTCCAGGACCAGTCAGTACTCTGACAGGCCCTCATCAAG GCAAGGCTATCCTGAAGATTTCCACAGAGCAAACCAAAGTGCCTATAGTGAATATTATGCAGATTACGCCAAGCACTATGATTACGCAG GATACAATTATGGACAGTATGACCCGCGATACAGAGGCTACTATGATCAGGCTTACTGGTCTAACGATGACCGCTACAGAGGCAGAGACGGCTACTATAATCAGTACGCTTATCCTCAGAG GAAAGAAGGCTATGATGATCAGTGGCGGTACTATCCCGGTTATGATGCCAGTTTCGATGATGATTACCGCCGTCGCGGAGAAATGTTTGCTGGCGATGACTTTGACCGACGCAGCGTCCACAGCGAGCAGTCGGCACATAGTGTGCACAGCTCTCACAGCCACCACAGCCGACGAAGCAGCTTCAGCTCACGGTCGCAGCAG AGCCAGGTATACAGAAGTCAGCCTGACTTGGTGTCAGCAGTCTATGATAACACATCATCCACTTTGGCTGTTGATTACTCCTACGGACAGTACCCAAACCCAGCTGATGCTTCCCACAACTACAGCCAGTACCCCTATCCCACAGAAAGCACCTGGATCGCCCCGGAGCAAC CTCCTCCTCGTCCTGCAACCCCAGAGAAGTTCAGCATACCCCACCGCTGTGCCCGCTTTGGACCTGGTGGTCATCTAGTCCAAGTTCTGCCCAATCTCCCCTCAGCTGGACAGCCTGCACTCGTTGATATCCACAGCATGGAG ACGATGCTGCAGGACACCCCGGATCAGACAGAACTACGAGCCTTCCCTGGACCTCTTGTTAA GGAGGAGACCCATAAGGTGGACGTGATAAAGTTCTCCCAGAACAAAGCCCTGGAGTGTTCGCGTGACAACAACCTCCTTGACAGGGACTCTGCCCGCCTCCTCTGGGACTTCATTATGCTCCTCTGTAGACAGAACGGG ACTGTTGTCGGCACGGACATCGCTGACCTCTTGCTGAAGGAGCACCGCTCTGTCTGGCTGCCAGGCAAAAGCCCTAACGAAGCCAACTTGATCGATTTTAACAATGAACCGCTGGCACGAGCTGAGGAAGAGCCGGGGGCTGGACCGCTGTCCCTCCTATCTGACACCTTCATGACTGTCCCAGAGAACGTCGGAAAAGAGACAGAACGCTTcagggagctgctgctgtttggccGCAAGAAG GATGCACTAGAAGCAGCCATGAAAGGAGGACTTTGGGGCCACGCCCTGTTGTTGGCCAGTAAGATGGACAATAGGACACATGCACGGGTCATGACAag GTTTGCCAACAGTTTGCCCATCAATGACCCTCTACAGACAGTGTACCAGCTGATGTCAGGGAGGATGCCCGCGTCAGCCACT tgctgtggagaggagaagtGGGGTGACTGGCGTCCTCACCTGGCCATGGTGCTGTCTAACCTCACACACACCCTGGACCTGGACACTCgcaccatcaccaccatggGTGACACTCTCG CTTCCAAGGGGCTGATTGACGCTGCGCACTTCTGCTACCTGATGGCCCAAGTTGGTCTGGGAGTTTATACCAAGAAGAGCACCAAGATGGTTTTGATTGGCTCCAAccacag TTTGCCCTTTTATCACTTTGCAACCAATGAAGCCATTCAGAGGACTGAGGCGTACGAGTATGCTCAGTCTCTGGGCTCCCAGCCGTACTCACTTCCCAATTTCCAG GTGTTCAAGTTGATCTATGCATGCCGCTTGGCTGAAGCAGGCCTGAGTGCTCAGGCTTTCCACTACTGTGAAGTCATCTCTAGGACTGTCCTCATACAGCCTGCCTACTACTCTCCTGTTTTCATAAGCCAAATCATCCAG ATTTCTGAAAAGCTGCGATTCTTTGATCCACAACTGAAGGAGAAACCAGAGCAGGAGTTGTTCAATGAGCCTGAATGGCTGTTGCAGCTCAGGCAGCTGGATGGGCAGAtcagg ACGGGAGTGATTAAATACAGAGAAGACAGAACATCTCCTACACAGTACGACTGCGGCAGCCCCAGCTCGGATTTGGACCAGCTGAGTCCAACTGAACCTCCCAACATGCATGTGGAGCTGGATGGCCCCACACCTGACAACCCACTAATGAGCTCATTACTGCCAGGGGCTCCACCACAGGCCGTGCAGCTGATGCCTCCAG CtcccccctccatcctccaAGATGCCATGGCCCCTCCTCAGCCTTTACCCTCCAATGATGTGCCCCAATTCTACCCAGTACCCCCTACTGGACAACCAGGTCAGTTCCCTGTCTCAGGCTACCCTCCACAGGATCCTGGCTTCGCCCCTCCTCCATTCCAGCCTCAACCTGAGCAAACAGAAATGTACCCAGGAGCCCATCAGCAGCCATGCCCGCCACCTCTTCAAGCGGGTCAAATGTCGCCACACATGCCCCCTCAGATGCCCCATTCACCTGTACAGATGATTCCAATGAATCACCCACCACCCCAGATGCCTCAGCACATGCCTCCTTCTCCCGGGCATATGCCGCACATAGAGCACCTGTCCCAGGTCCCACCAGAGATGCACATGACTCAACCAATATCGATGTCCCCACCCAGAAACTCCTTCACACCACAGACGGACTTCTATGACCAGATGGCTCAGATG GGTCCTGGGAGGAGGTCGAGGACTACTTCACAATCTTCAATGCAtatg ATGGGTCCAGGACGTCGCTCGCGCACCACCTCTGAATCGTCCACTCACTCTGGTGGAAGAGAGCGGAGTAACTCGGCTGTGAAGCAAGCGTCGCCACCTCCCCCTTCAATTCCTGAACAGCCCCGCAAAGAGGAGGCCAAGAAAGTGAAGAAAGACTCCCCGAAAAAG ggtggtggtggtggtggtggcggctgGCTAAAAAGCTGGCTCTGGAAGGGGAAGAATGAGGCTCACTTGCcagatgacaaaaacaaatct ATTGTGTGGGATGAGCAGAAGCAGAAATGGGTCGACTTGAACGAGCCTGAAGAGGAG AGTAAGccccctcctccgcctccctcATGCTTCCCCACAATGCCCCACATGCCGGGCCCTGGAGGGCACGCTGGACCCCCAAGTGGTGGTCCTCCCGGTGTCAATGTGTACTCCAGGAAGGCAG GCACGAGGAGCCGATATGTGGACGTTCTGAACCCGAACAGTAGGACAGCTAAACCGGGCGGATTGGCTCCCGCACCTGCAGACATCTTCGCTCCTTTGGCACCAATGCCCATGCCTGCAAACCTATTTGTGCCTAGTTCAG CTCCTGACGATCAACAACCTCTGGAGGGCAGTGAAGGAGGAAATGTGGAACAGAATTCACCAAACACCAGCGCCAATCCACAG aTGTTCAACCCGACATTATTACCACCTGCCCCCGAAGGTCCTCCTGTGCCTGATGGCTCACAGTCCGGAGAG CTCTCACGTTCTAGCTCAATGAGTTCTTTATCACGTGAAGTGAGTCAGCATTTAAACCAG GGAGCAGCACCCGCTGGAGGCGTCACCTTTTATAACCCTGCACAGTTTGCACAG CCGAGTGCACCATCAGGAGTTGGACACCGCCCCGGCCGTTTGGGCGGTCAGCGCCAGTACCCAGTGTTGAAGTAG